From a region of the Fusarium verticillioides 7600 chromosome 9, whole genome shotgun sequence genome:
- a CDS encoding serine/threonine protein kinase (At least one base has a quality score < 10) — protein MTELLAVEFRQWVQVNARTGFNGLDEEKKYVSGTQLKNYWSRKALYEIINTVDPPLSVSVDTIRDMCLHIFSVLVFIGKLGNISLFLELGINDSSLPLGGLPDQWNGCLDDFLAKQWQFCPWVFPRLGSDRRKLKKQQILPIQYKGPVVREGWNSPAAGIQVVNIDDDYCQSVPREVVFKIYKGVDTRHLYRREAEVYTRLGIFNEGITNCYGSFEYPETNKRIIILEYAREGSLLDFFKRTRPGNSRDLELLWDRLLLLLDGLYKLHNPDKNDSRSVSGIHHDIQPANILVFREEGASNYDVSFKLADFGLAEIVRNGGEGVTVPIDNEGNRMYSAPEAYSNFEIQREVRPHLNSVVDLWSLGAVYSDFLVWSIGGSECQERYRIKRKDAIAKLPEIAEAGFDACFHDGRKVLPAVQDFHTEILKDIVGGDSISRCMSKFILKYLLVEAPRRLMAMQAKAQAINMIDDASRKSGPMPQRSITPETPPPISNRLSVYNGERKVSVLEVYEALKTKRKWKQFMRHKSQPSDAGMSIPGMQNARNQIDRHGGRDQILVIDDSESMRLHKRNVAETARVISYSVKVSDKDGMDLYFASESCHPQKCENSSEVEAKIRNKSPVSGWCDMKKCLGDVMERVKENGTKPTGIYIFTDGIWDPEHEPEVTDVIHESINLLIEKNGKPADLMFQFIQFGRNDIGSKRLKFLDDRCKRTHRGVEYDIVDTKHCDDHVPKIIIGSISKHNDDDD, from the exons ATGACTGAGCTACTGGCGGTCGAATTTCGTCAGTGGGTACAGGTCAACGCCAGGACTGGTTTCAACGGCctcgacgaagagaagaagtatgTGTCTGGCACTCAGCTCAAGAACTACTGGTCGCGGAAAGCCCTCTACGAGATCATAAACACTGTCGATCCCCCCCTCTCAGTGTCAGTTGATACTATCAGAGACATGTGTCTTCATATATTTTCTGTTCTAGTCTTCATCGGAAAATTAGGCAATATTagcctcttcctcgagctcgGAATTAATGACAGCAGCCTACCGTTGGGAGGTCTCCCTGACCAATGGAATGGCTGTCTTGACGATTTCCTGGCCAAGCAGTGGCAATTCTGTCCATGGGTGTTCCCTAGGCTGGGAAGCGACAGGCGAaaactcaagaagcagcaaaTATTACCAATTCAATATAAGGGCCCTGTGGTGAGAGAAGGCTGGAATTCGCCTGCAGCAGGGATACAAGTAGTCAATATAGATGACGATTATTGTCAATCTGTTCCGAGA GAAGTTGTTTTCAAGATCTATAAAGGCGTCGATACAAGACACCTCTATAGGAGAGAAGCCGAAGTGTACACAAGACTTGGAATATTCAACGAGGGTATCACAAACTGCTATGGCTCTTTCGAGTATCCAGAAACCAATAAGCGAATTATTATTCTGGAATATGCCCGTGAAGGCTCTCtgcttgacttcttcaagaggaCACGCCCAGGCAATTCTAGGGATTTAGAATTGCTTTGGGACCGCTTGTTGCTGCTACTAGATGGCCTTTACAAGCTTCACAATCCAGACAAAAATGATTCTAGATCTGTTTCTGG GATCCACCATGATATCCAACCAGCGAATATTTTGGTATTCCGAGAAGAGGGGGCCTCTAACTATGACGTCTCATTCAAGCTTGCGGACTTTGGACTAGCTGAAATTGTGAGAAATGGTGGCGAGGGCGTCACGGTGCCTATAGATAATGAAGGGAATCGGATGTATT CGGCCCCTGAGGCTTACTCCAACTTCGAGATACAAAGAGAAGTCAGACCTCACCTTAACTCGGTTGTGGACTTATGGTCCCTCGGGGCCGTTTACAGCGACTTTCTCGTCTGGTCCATAGGAGGGAGCGAGTGTCAAGAGAGATATCGTATAAAGAGAAAGGATGCAATTGCAAAGCTTCCCGAAATTGCAGAAGCCGGTTTCGATGCATGCTTCCACGACGGACGCAAAGTACTTCCCGCAGTTCAAGATTTTCACACGGAGATTCTCAAAGACATAGTTGGTGGAGACTCCATCTCCCGCTGCATGAGCAAGTTTATTCTAAAGTACTTGCTGGTGGAAGCTCCAAGACGACTAATGGCGATGCAAGCGAAGGCACAGGCCATAAACATGATCGATGACGCAAGCCGGAAGTCAGGCCCCATGCCGCAGCGGTCAATAACTCCTGAAACCCCCCCTCCTATAAGCAACAGACTGAGCGTTTACAATGGTGAGAGGAAAGTATCAGTATTAGAGGTTTATGAGGCactgaagacaaagagaaaATGGAAACAATTTATGAGACATAAGAGTCAACCCTCCGATGCTGGGATGAGTATTCCAGGTATGCAGAACGCTCGGAACCAAATTGATCGTCATGGTGGACGAGATCAG ATATTGGTAATAGATGATTCTGAGTCAATGCGACTACATAAGAGAAACGTTGCAGAGACTGCCAGAGTTATTAGTTACTCAGTCAAAGTATCTGACAAAGACGGTATGGATCTTTATTTTGCCTCTGAGTCCTGTCATCCCCAAAAGTGCGAAAACAGTTCAGAGgtcgaggccaagatcagGAACAAATCACCAGTCAGTGGATGGTGTGACATGAAGAAGTGCTTGGGAGACGTGATGGAACGAGTGAAGGAAAACGGCACGAAACCTACAGGCATTTATATTTTCACTGATGGCATATGGGACCCAGAACATGAGCCCGAAGTGACCGATGTCATTCACGAATCCATCAATCTTCTAATCGAGAAGAACGGCAAGCCAGCAGACCTGATGTTCCAATTCATCCAATTTGGTCGTAACGATATTGGGTCGAAGCGGCTTAAGTTTCTTGACGATCGTTGCAAAAGGACACACAGAGGGGTAGAATA CGATATTGTTGACACCAAACACTGCGATGACCACGTCCCTAAGATTATCATAGGCAGTATTTCTAAGCAtaatgacgatgacgactaA